The following coding sequences lie in one Spirosoma sp. KUDC1026 genomic window:
- a CDS encoding CHRD domain-containing protein: MLAAAPLLLPSCNSGSNPSPDDPNDTFGAVMNGNNEVPPVSTSATGNYTANYNRVTRVLSYTVTYQGLTPTMGHIHSVTANTASGNTGGITITFPSLTSPIVGQTTLTQGQQDDMYNKKTYANLHTSAFPNGLIRGNIAQTD, from the coding sequence ATGCTTGCTGCCGCTCCACTACTACTACCATCCTGTAACTCGGGCAGTAACCCGTCTCCCGACGATCCGAACGATACGTTTGGCGCGGTCATGAACGGCAATAATGAAGTGCCGCCCGTGAGTACCAGTGCCACGGGAAACTACACCGCTAATTACAACCGGGTGACGCGGGTGCTGAGCTACACGGTCACCTATCAGGGACTGACGCCGACCATGGGGCACATCCATTCGGTGACGGCTAATACGGCTTCCGGCAACACGGGTGGTATAACAATTACGTTCCCATCGCTGACCAGCCCGATCGTCGGACAGACCACGTTGACGCAGGGGCAACAGGACGATATGTACAACAAAAAGACGTACGCTAACCTGCATACGTCGGCTTTTCCTAACGGCCTGATCCGGGGTAATATCGCACAAACCGACTAA